In Pseudomonas sp. Leaf58, one DNA window encodes the following:
- the choX gene encoding choline ABC transporter substrate-binding protein produces the protein MKGSPSLLLAALLSTPLLAQAAEPEQCQTVRFSDVGWTDITVTTATTSVVLEALGYKTHTTMISVPVTYKSLATGKDLDVFLGNWMPTMENDIKQYRDAGTVETVRANLENAKYTLAVPQALYDKGLKDFSDIPKFKKELDSKIYGIEPGNDGNRTIQAMIDKNAFGLKDAGFKIVQSSEAGMLSQVDRAQKRGDALVFLGWEPHPMNTRFKMQYLTGGDEYFGPDFGKATVLTNTRKGYVQECSNVGQLLKNLSFELKDESTMMGYVLDDKMKPEAAAKKWLKDNPGKLDAWLAGVTTVDGKPGLEAAKAKLAQ, from the coding sequence ATGAAAGGTTCACCCTCGCTGTTGCTGGCTGCGTTGCTGTCCACGCCCTTGCTGGCCCAGGCCGCCGAGCCCGAGCAGTGTCAGACGGTAAGGTTCTCGGATGTCGGCTGGACCGACATCACGGTCACCACCGCGACCACCAGCGTTGTGCTCGAAGCACTGGGTTACAAAACCCACACCACCATGATCTCGGTACCGGTGACCTACAAGTCGCTGGCCACCGGCAAGGACCTGGACGTGTTTCTCGGCAACTGGATGCCGACCATGGAGAACGACATCAAGCAGTACCGCGACGCCGGCACTGTGGAAACCGTGCGCGCCAACCTGGAAAACGCCAAGTACACCCTGGCCGTTCCCCAGGCGCTGTATGACAAGGGCCTGAAGGATTTCAGCGACATTCCCAAGTTCAAGAAAGAGCTCGACAGCAAGATTTACGGCATCGAGCCGGGCAACGATGGCAACCGCACCATCCAGGCGATGATCGACAAGAACGCCTTCGGCCTGAAGGACGCCGGTTTCAAGATCGTCCAGTCCAGCGAGGCCGGCATGCTGTCGCAGGTCGACCGGGCGCAGAAGCGCGGCGATGCACTGGTGTTCCTGGGCTGGGAACCGCACCCGATGAACACCCGCTTCAAGATGCAGTACCTGACTGGCGGGGACGAGTACTTCGGCCCCGACTTTGGCAAGGCGACCGTATTGACCAACACCCGCAAGGGCTATGTGCAGGAATGCAGCAACGTTGGCCAGCTGTTGAAGAACTTGTCGTTCGAGCTCAAGGATGAAAGCACCATGATGGGCTATGTCCTGGACGACAAGATGAAACCCGAAGCGGCCGCCAAGAAGTGGCTCAAGGACAACCCTGGCAAGTTGGATGCCTGGCTGGCCGGCGTTACTACCGTGGATGGCAAACCCGGCCTTGAGGCGGCCAAGGCCAAGCTCGCGCAATAA
- the hisH gene encoding imidazole glycerol phosphate synthase subunit HisH, translated as MQTVAVIDYGMGNLHSVAKALEHVGAGKVLVTSDAAVIREADRVVFPGVGAIRDCMAEIRRLGFDSLVREVSQDRPFLGICVGMQALLEHSEENDGVDCIGLFPGQVRFFGKDLKEDGEHLKVPHMGWNEVGQTNDHPLWHDIPDRARFYFVHSYYINAGKPAQVVGRGHYGVDFAAALADGSRFAVQFHPEKSHTHGLQLLQNFVAWDGRW; from the coding sequence ATGCAGACGGTAGCCGTAATCGACTATGGCATGGGCAACCTGCACTCGGTGGCCAAGGCGCTTGAGCACGTAGGTGCCGGTAAAGTGCTGGTCACCAGCGATGCCGCGGTTATTCGCGAGGCCGACCGTGTGGTGTTCCCAGGTGTGGGCGCAATTCGCGATTGCATGGCCGAAATCCGCCGCCTGGGCTTCGACAGCCTGGTGCGCGAAGTTAGCCAGGACCGCCCGTTCCTCGGTATCTGCGTGGGTATGCAGGCACTGTTGGAGCACAGCGAAGAAAACGACGGTGTCGACTGCATTGGCCTGTTCCCCGGCCAGGTGCGCTTCTTCGGCAAAGACCTGAAAGAAGACGGCGAGCACCTGAAGGTGCCGCACATGGGCTGGAACGAAGTGGGCCAGACCAACGACCACCCGCTGTGGCACGACATCCCTGATCGTGCGCGTTTCTACTTCGTGCACAGCTACTACATCAATGCTGGCAAGCCGGCCCAAGTGGTTGGTCGCGGCCATTACGGTGTCGATTTTGCCGCTGCGCTGGCCGATGGTTCGCGCTTTGCCGTGCAGTTCCACCCCGAGAAGAGCCATACCCATGGCCTGCAGCTGCTGCAGAACTTCGTTGCCTGGGACGGGCGCTGGTAA
- the hisF gene encoding imidazole glycerol phosphate synthase subunit HisF: MALAKRIIPCLDVDNGRVVKGVKFENIRDAGDPVEIARRYDEQGADEITFLDITASVDGRDTTLHTVERMASQVFIPLTVGGGVRTVQDIRNLLNAGADKVSINTAAVFNPEFVGEAADRFGSQCIVVAIDAKKVSGPGDAPRWEIFTHGGRKPTGLDAVEWAKKMEGLGAGEILLTSMDQDGMKNGFDLGVTRAISDALGIPVIASGGVGNLQHLADGILEGHASAVLAASIFHFGEYTVPEAKAYMAARGIVVR, translated from the coding sequence ATGGCACTGGCCAAGCGCATCATCCCTTGCCTGGACGTGGATAACGGCCGGGTGGTCAAGGGCGTCAAGTTCGAGAACATTCGTGATGCCGGCGACCCGGTAGAAATCGCCCGTCGCTACGATGAGCAAGGTGCCGATGAAATCACCTTCCTCGACATCACCGCCAGCGTCGATGGCCGCGACACCACCTTGCATACCGTCGAGCGCATGGCCAGCCAGGTGTTTATCCCGCTGACCGTGGGCGGTGGTGTGCGCACCGTGCAGGACATTCGCAACCTGCTCAATGCCGGTGCCGACAAGGTCTCGATCAACACGGCTGCGGTGTTCAACCCGGAGTTTGTCGGCGAGGCTGCTGACCGTTTCGGTTCGCAGTGCATCGTCGTGGCTATCGACGCCAAGAAGGTGTCCGGGCCGGGTGACGCGCCGCGCTGGGAAATCTTCACCCACGGTGGGCGCAAGCCGACCGGGCTGGATGCCGTTGAATGGGCGAAGAAGATGGAAGGCTTGGGCGCTGGCGAGATCCTGCTGACCAGCATGGACCAGGACGGCATGAAAAACGGCTTCGACCTGGGCGTGACCCGCGCTATCAGTGATGCGCTGGGTATTCCGGTGATTGCCTCGGGTGGTGTGGGTAACCTGCAGCACCTGGCTGACGGCATTCTGGAAGGGCATGCCAGTGCGGTGCTGGCGGCCAGTATCTTCCACTTTGGCGAATACACGGTGCCAGAGGCCAAGGCTTACATGGCTGCACGCGGCATCGTCGTTCGCTGA
- the choW gene encoding choline ABC transporter permease subunit has product MMLIDQKIPLGQYIASFVEWLTQNGAEYFDAIAQGLEFMIHGVTSALTWFNPFVLIALFAALAHLIQRKWALTAFVALSFLLILNLGYWQETMETLAQVTFATVVCVAIGVPLGIVAAHKPMFYTAMRPVLDLMQTVPTFVYLIPTLTLFGLGVVPGLISTVVFAIAAPIRLTYLGICDVPQELMDAGKAFGCSRRQLLTRIELPHAMPSIAAGVTQCIMLSLSMVVIAALVGADGLGKPVVNALNTADISLGFEAGLAIVLLAIMLDRICKQPELPVRGEA; this is encoded by the coding sequence ATCATGCTTATCGATCAGAAAATACCCCTGGGCCAGTACATCGCGTCGTTCGTCGAATGGCTGACCCAGAACGGCGCTGAATATTTCGACGCCATCGCGCAAGGCCTGGAGTTCATGATTCATGGCGTCACCAGTGCCCTGACCTGGTTCAACCCCTTCGTCCTCATCGCCCTGTTCGCCGCCCTGGCGCACCTGATCCAGCGCAAGTGGGCGCTGACCGCGTTCGTCGCCCTGTCGTTCCTGCTAATCCTCAACCTGGGTTACTGGCAGGAAACCATGGAAACCCTGGCACAGGTAACCTTCGCCACGGTGGTGTGCGTAGCCATCGGCGTGCCGCTGGGCATCGTCGCCGCGCATAAACCGATGTTCTATACCGCCATGCGCCCGGTCCTCGACCTGATGCAGACGGTACCCACCTTCGTTTACCTGATCCCTACCCTGACCCTGTTCGGCCTGGGTGTGGTGCCAGGGCTGATTTCCACCGTGGTGTTCGCCATCGCCGCGCCTATTCGCCTTACCTACCTGGGCATTTGCGATGTACCCCAGGAGCTGATGGACGCCGGCAAGGCCTTTGGCTGCTCGCGGCGCCAGTTGCTAACCCGCATCGAACTGCCGCACGCGATGCCAAGCATCGCCGCCGGCGTTACCCAGTGCATCATGCTGTCGCTGTCGATGGTGGTGATCGCCGCCCTGGTCGGCGCTGATGGCCTGGGCAAACCTGTGGTCAACGCACTGAACACCGCCGATATTTCCCTGGGCTTCGAAGCGGGCCTGGCGATCGTGCTGCTGGCGATCATGCTCGACCGTATCTGCAAGCAACCGGAACTGCCGGTAAGGGGTGAAGCATGA
- the choV gene encoding choline ABC transporter ATP-binding protein, translated as MSIIRFEDVDVIFSNKPREALSLLDQGKTREQILKQTGLVVGVEKANLDINKGEICVLMGLSGSGKSSLLRCINGLNTVSRGKLFVEHEGKHIDIAHCTPAELKMMRTKRIAMVFQKFALMPWLTVRENISFGLEMQGRPEKERRKLVDDKLELVGLTQWRNKKPDELSGGMQQRVGLARALAMDADILLMDEPFSALDPLIRQGLQDELLDLQAKLSKTIVFVSHDLDEALKLGTRIAIMKDGRIIQYSKPEEIVLNPADEYVRTFVAHTNPLNVLCGRSLMRTLDNCKRVNGSVCLDPGVDSWLDLGEGNSIKRARQGQNGMDMQNWAPGQAVEALGRRPTLVHVDIGMREALQIRYQTGNKLVLQENNKVVGILGDTELYHALLGKNHG; from the coding sequence ATGAGCATCATTCGTTTCGAAGACGTCGACGTCATCTTCTCCAACAAGCCGCGCGAAGCGCTGTCACTGCTCGACCAAGGCAAGACTCGCGAGCAGATCCTCAAGCAGACCGGGCTGGTGGTGGGTGTCGAAAAGGCCAACCTGGACATCAACAAAGGCGAGATCTGCGTGCTGATGGGCTTGTCCGGTTCGGGCAAATCCAGCTTGCTGCGATGCATTAACGGCCTCAACACGGTCAGCCGCGGCAAGCTGTTTGTCGAGCATGAAGGCAAGCACATCGACATTGCCCACTGCACCCCGGCCGAACTGAAGATGATGCGCACCAAGCGCATTGCCATGGTGTTCCAGAAGTTTGCCCTGATGCCCTGGTTGACGGTGCGCGAGAACATCAGCTTTGGCCTGGAAATGCAGGGCCGGCCAGAAAAGGAACGGCGCAAGCTGGTCGACGATAAGCTTGAACTGGTGGGCCTGACGCAGTGGCGCAACAAAAAACCGGACGAGCTGTCCGGCGGCATGCAGCAGCGCGTCGGCCTGGCCCGGGCGCTGGCGATGGACGCCGACATCCTGCTGATGGACGAACCGTTCTCGGCCCTGGACCCGTTGATCCGCCAAGGCTTGCAAGACGAGTTGCTGGACCTGCAAGCCAAGCTGAGCAAGACCATCGTGTTCGTCAGCCACGACCTGGACGAGGCGCTGAAGCTGGGTACCCGCATCGCCATCATGAAAGACGGGCGGATCATCCAATACAGCAAGCCGGAAGAGATCGTGCTGAACCCGGCCGACGAGTATGTGCGGACCTTCGTTGCCCACACCAACCCGTTGAACGTGCTGTGCGGCCGCAGCCTGATGCGGACCCTGGACAACTGCAAGCGGGTGAATGGCTCGGTGTGCCTGGACCCGGGTGTTGATTCATGGTTGGACCTGGGTGAAGGCAACTCGATCAAGCGTGCTCGCCAGGGGCAGAACGGCATGGACATGCAGAACTGGGCGCCTGGGCAGGCGGTAGAAGCGTTGGGGCGCAGGCCGACGCTGGTGCACGTGGATATCGGCATGCGCGAGGCGCTGCAAATTCGTTACCAGACGGGCAACAAGCTGGTGCTGCAGGAAAATAACAAGGTGGTGGGGATTCTTGGGGATACCGAGCTTTACCACGCCTTGCTGGGTAAAAATCACGGTTGA
- a CDS encoding DUF2164 domain-containing protein has translation MSRSKTKAAAITLAPEQEREALDTLKRFLEDRFELELGSFEVAEVLELFSKEIAPLYYNRAIADVQLHLKERFESIESDLWALEKP, from the coding sequence ATGAGCAGGTCGAAGACCAAGGCCGCGGCCATCACCCTGGCCCCCGAACAAGAGCGCGAAGCGCTCGACACACTCAAGCGCTTTCTCGAAGACCGTTTCGAGCTGGAGCTGGGGTCGTTCGAGGTAGCCGAGGTCCTTGAGCTGTTCAGCAAAGAAATTGCACCCCTTTACTACAACAGGGCGATTGCCGATGTTCAGCTGCACCTCAAGGAGCGGTTCGAGAGCATCGAAAGTGATCTGTGGGCGCTCGAGAAGCCCTGA
- a CDS encoding OFA family MFS transporter — protein sequence MSSTVTAGALASAPGFLSKERIIARPGFNRWLVPPAALAIHLCIGMAYGFSVFWLPLSQALGISAPVACAADMGFMARMFSAECDWPISMLSWIYTLFFVFLGCSAAVLGGWLEHAGPRKAGLVSALCWCGGMLISAVGVKTHQLWLMWLGSGVIGGIGLGLGYISPVSTLIKWFPDKRGMATGMAIMGFGGGAMVGAPLATALMGHFGNAQEVGVWQSFVAMAAIYFVFMVAGALAYRVPPTGWKPEGWSAPLKKAGNTMVTDRHVHVSVAWKTPQFALIWLVLCLNVSAGIGILGMASPLLQEVFAGKLLGNELSFSELNSAQLAQIAAIAAGFTGLLSLFNIGGRFFWASFSDYIGRKNTYFAFFALGVGLYSLVPNMGHLGNVALFVAAFCIILSMYGGGFATVPAYLADLFGTQMVGAIHGRLLTAWAAAGVLGPVLITYLREYQLAAGVERAAAYDMTLYILAGLLVLGFICNMLVRPVADKHFMTDAELAAERALSHDKGADAARSLEWKAAPGSLPLVVLAWAVVVVPLAWGVWITLQKTAVLFH from the coding sequence ATGAGCAGTACCGTCACGGCGGGGGCCTTGGCCAGTGCGCCAGGCTTCCTGTCGAAGGAGCGCATCATCGCCCGCCCGGGCTTTAACCGCTGGCTGGTCCCGCCAGCTGCCCTGGCCATCCACCTGTGCATCGGCATGGCTTATGGCTTCTCGGTGTTCTGGCTGCCCCTGTCGCAAGCGCTTGGCATCAGCGCGCCGGTTGCCTGCGCGGCGGACATGGGTTTCATGGCCCGTATGTTCAGTGCTGAATGCGACTGGCCGATCTCCATGCTCAGCTGGATCTACACCCTGTTCTTCGTCTTCCTTGGTTGCTCGGCGGCCGTGTTGGGCGGTTGGCTGGAACACGCCGGCCCGCGCAAGGCTGGCCTGGTGTCGGCACTGTGCTGGTGCGGCGGCATGCTGATTTCGGCCGTTGGCGTAAAAACTCACCAGCTGTGGCTGATGTGGCTGGGTTCTGGGGTGATCGGCGGTATCGGCCTGGGCCTGGGCTACATCTCGCCGGTGTCGACCCTGATCAAGTGGTTCCCAGACAAACGCGGCATGGCCACCGGCATGGCGATCATGGGCTTTGGCGGTGGGGCCATGGTTGGCGCACCGTTGGCCACCGCGCTGATGGGCCACTTCGGCAACGCGCAGGAGGTGGGCGTGTGGCAGAGCTTCGTGGCCATGGCGGCGATCTACTTCGTGTTCATGGTCGCCGGCGCCTTGGCCTATCGCGTGCCGCCGACCGGCTGGAAGCCTGAAGGCTGGAGCGCACCCCTGAAGAAGGCCGGTAACACCATGGTCACCGACCGCCATGTGCACGTCAGCGTGGCCTGGAAGACCCCGCAATTCGCCCTGATCTGGCTGGTGCTGTGCCTTAATGTGTCGGCGGGTATCGGCATTCTTGGCATGGCTTCGCCGCTGCTGCAGGAAGTGTTCGCCGGCAAGTTGCTGGGCAACGAACTGAGTTTCAGCGAGCTGAACAGTGCCCAGCTGGCGCAAATTGCTGCCATCGCCGCCGGTTTCACTGGCCTGTTGAGCCTGTTCAACATCGGCGGGCGGTTCTTCTGGGCGTCGTTCTCCGACTACATAGGCCGCAAAAACACCTACTTTGCCTTCTTCGCCCTGGGCGTAGGCTTGTACAGCCTGGTGCCGAACATGGGCCACCTGGGCAACGTGGCCCTGTTCGTGGCGGCGTTCTGCATCATCCTGTCGATGTATGGTGGTGGTTTTGCCACGGTCCCGGCGTACTTGGCCGACCTGTTCGGCACGCAGATGGTCGGCGCCATTCATGGCCGTTTGCTCACCGCTTGGGCGGCGGCGGGGGTGCTGGGGCCGGTGCTGATCACCTACCTGCGCGAGTATCAGCTGGCCGCCGGCGTAGAGCGGGCGGCGGCTTACGACATGACCCTGTACATCCTCGCCGGCCTGCTGGTGCTGGGCTTTATCTGCAACATGCTGGTGCGCCCGGTGGCCGACAAGCACTTCATGACCGATGCCGAGCTGGCTGCCGAGCGTGCGCTGAGCCATGACAAGGGCGCCGATGCAGCGCGGTCGCTGGAGTGGAAGGCGGCACCTGGGAGCCTGCCGCTGGTAGTGCTGGCCTGGGCGGTGGTGGTCGTGCCGTTGGCCTGGGGGGTGTGGATTACCTTGCAAAAGACCGCTGTGCTATTCCATTGA
- the hisA gene encoding 1-(5-phosphoribosyl)-5-[(5-phosphoribosylamino)methylideneamino]imidazole-4-carboxamide isomerase yields the protein MLIIPAIDLKDGACVRLRQGRMEDSTVFSDDPVSMAAKWVEGGCRRLHLVDLNGAFEGQPVNGEVVTAIAKRYPNLPIQIGGGIRSLETIEHYVKAGVSYVIIGTKAVKQPEFVAEACKAFPGKVIVGLDAKDGFVATDGWAEVSSVQVIDLAKRFEADGVSAIVYTDIAKDGMMQGCNVPFTKALAEATRIPVIASGGIHNLGDIKALLDAKAPGIIGAITGRAIYEGTLDVAEAQAFCDNYQG from the coding sequence ATGCTGATTATCCCCGCTATCGATCTGAAGGACGGTGCCTGCGTGCGCCTGCGCCAGGGCCGCATGGAAGACTCCACGGTATTTTCCGACGACCCGGTGAGCATGGCCGCCAAGTGGGTCGAGGGTGGCTGCCGCCGCCTGCACCTGGTCGACCTCAACGGTGCCTTCGAAGGCCAGCCGGTCAACGGTGAGGTGGTTACCGCCATCGCCAAGCGCTACCCGAACCTGCCGATCCAGATCGGTGGTGGCATCCGCTCGCTGGAAACCATCGAGCACTACGTCAAGGCTGGCGTCAGCTACGTCATCATCGGCACCAAGGCGGTCAAGCAGCCAGAGTTCGTCGCCGAAGCGTGCAAGGCCTTCCCAGGTAAGGTGATTGTTGGCCTGGACGCCAAAGACGGCTTCGTTGCCACCGATGGCTGGGCTGAAGTCAGCTCGGTGCAGGTCATCGACTTGGCCAAGCGTTTCGAGGCCGATGGCGTCTCGGCGATCGTCTACACCGACATTGCCAAGGACGGCATGATGCAGGGCTGCAACGTGCCCTTCACCAAAGCCTTGGCCGAAGCCACGCGCATTCCGGTGATCGCCTCGGGCGGTATTCACAACCTGGGCGACATCAAGGCCCTGCTGGACGCCAAGGCCCCGGGCATCATCGGCGCCATCACTGGCCGTGCCATCTACGAAGGCACCCTCGATGTCGCCGAGGCCCAGGCCTTCTGCGACAACTACCAAGGCTGA
- the hisB gene encoding imidazoleglycerol-phosphate dehydratase HisB, giving the protein MVERKASVERNTLETQVKCSINLDGSGKARFDIGVPFLEHMLDQIARHGLIDLDIECKGDTHIDDHHTVEDVGITLGMAFAQAIGDKKGIFRYGHAYVPLDEALSRVVIDFSGRPGLQMHVPYTRASVGGFDVDLFQEFFQGFVNHALVTLHIDNLRGHNTHHQIETVFKAFGRALRMAITLDERMAGQMPSTKGCL; this is encoded by the coding sequence ATGGTCGAACGTAAGGCTTCCGTCGAGCGCAATACCCTGGAAACCCAGGTCAAGTGCTCGATCAACCTCGATGGCAGTGGCAAGGCCCGATTCGATATCGGTGTGCCTTTCCTTGAACACATGCTGGACCAGATTGCCCGCCATGGGCTTATCGACCTGGATATCGAGTGCAAGGGTGACACGCATATCGACGATCACCATACCGTCGAAGACGTCGGCATCACCTTGGGCATGGCATTCGCCCAGGCCATCGGTGACAAGAAAGGTATCTTCCGCTACGGCCACGCCTACGTGCCGCTGGACGAAGCGCTGTCGCGCGTGGTCATCGATTTCTCCGGTCGCCCGGGCCTGCAGATGCACGTGCCGTACACCCGCGCTAGCGTGGGTGGTTTCGACGTCGACCTGTTCCAGGAGTTCTTCCAGGGCTTCGTCAACCACGCGCTGGTAACCCTGCACATCGACAACCTGCGTGGCCACAACACCCACCACCAGATCGAAACCGTGTTCAAGGCTTTCGGCCGCGCCCTGCGCATGGCCATCACCCTCGACGAGCGCATGGCCGGGCAGATGCCTTCCACCAAAGGGTGCCTGTAA
- a CDS encoding AsmA family protein, whose translation MKAFGKILGLGLLGLLLIIVALGFALTHLFDPNDYKDEIRQLARDKAHVELTLNGDIGWSLFPWLGLELHEASIATLNKPTEPFADLQMLGLSVRVLPLLRREVQMSDVRVEGLNLTLARDEQGHGNWEDIGKPLPAQNSAPAETPAQAPADQKPAPTASNDRAVKLDIDSLTVNNARVQYTDAKTGQSYSAESIQLSTGPVHEGANIPLKASAFLSASQPSIKARTELAGELRFDRKLKRYNFEDMRLSGETSGEPTGGKTVTFAAQGQLLVDLAANVASWSGLKISANQLRALGELNLRDLDKAPQLSGGLSIAQFDLRTFLDSIGRPLPASNDPAAFAKLELVTRLQGTPNSLALEDLAVKLDDSTFSGRVAIEDFAKQALRLQLKGDTFDADRYLPAKSEEAKGATAARQAEVKQQEASAVSGAGSTPLPNAPTQVAWSDDKLLPVDRLRALDLQADLTFGALTLDKLPISDAQLQVTGQGGLVTLKTLRGGLYNGTFEAKGTVDVRPAVPQLGINTHIQRVPVEHFIKADGKDQAPPVKGLLTLSSDLTATGNSQKALVDTLNGSANFTINDGVLVNANLEQQLCQAIATLNRKSLSGEPRGKDTPFQELRGSLVVRNGIASNPDLKVRIPGLTVNGHGDLDLRVLGMDYNVGVIVEGDQRAMPDPACQVNERYVGVEVPLRCRGPLELGAKACRLDQDGLGKVAAKLAGNRLQDKIDEKLDEKLGDKVSPELKDALKGLFKR comes from the coding sequence ATGAAAGCGTTCGGCAAAATCCTGGGACTGGGGCTTCTCGGGTTGCTGCTGATCATCGTGGCGCTGGGCTTCGCCCTGACCCACCTCTTCGACCCTAACGACTACAAAGACGAGATCCGCCAGCTGGCACGTGACAAAGCGCACGTCGAGCTGACCCTCAACGGTGATATTGGCTGGAGCCTGTTCCCGTGGCTGGGCCTGGAGCTGCACGAGGCCAGCATCGCCACCCTGAACAAACCCACCGAGCCGTTTGCCGACCTGCAGATGCTCGGCCTGTCGGTGCGCGTACTGCCATTGCTGCGCCGCGAAGTGCAAATGAGCGACGTGCGCGTCGAAGGCCTGAACCTGACCCTGGCCCGTGACGAACAGGGCCATGGCAACTGGGAAGACATCGGCAAGCCCCTGCCGGCGCAGAACAGCGCCCCTGCCGAGACACCGGCCCAGGCCCCTGCCGACCAGAAACCGGCGCCTACTGCCAGCAACGACCGTGCCGTCAAGCTGGACATCGACAGCCTGACCGTGAACAACGCCCGCGTGCAGTACACCGATGCCAAGACCGGCCAAAGCTACAGCGCCGAGAGCATCCAGCTGAGCACCGGCCCGGTCCACGAAGGCGCCAACATCCCGCTCAAGGCCAGCGCCTTCCTCAGCGCCAGCCAACCGAGCATCAAAGCCCGCACCGAACTGGCCGGCGAACTGCGCTTCGACCGCAAGCTCAAACGCTACAACTTCGAAGACATGCGCCTGTCGGGTGAAACCTCGGGTGAACCCACCGGCGGCAAAACGGTGACCTTCGCCGCCCAAGGCCAGCTGCTGGTCGACCTGGCGGCCAATGTCGCCTCGTGGAGCGGCCTGAAAATCTCGGCCAACCAACTGCGCGCACTGGGTGAGCTAAACCTGCGTGACCTGGACAAAGCGCCACAGCTGAGCGGTGGCCTGTCGATCGCGCAGTTCGACCTGCGCACCTTCCTTGACAGCATTGGCCGCCCGCTGCCGGCCAGCAATGACCCGGCGGCCTTCGCCAAGCTGGAGCTGGTCACCCGCCTGCAAGGCACGCCGAACAGCCTGGCCCTGGAAGACCTGGCAGTGAAGCTGGACGACAGCACCTTCAGTGGCCGCGTGGCTATCGAAGACTTTGCCAAGCAGGCCCTGCGCTTGCAGCTCAAGGGCGACACCTTCGACGCCGACCGCTACCTGCCCGCCAAGAGCGAGGAGGCCAAGGGGGCTACCGCCGCGCGCCAGGCCGAAGTCAAGCAACAGGAAGCCAGCGCCGTATCCGGTGCCGGCTCCACGCCGCTGCCCAACGCCCCCACCCAAGTGGCCTGGAGCGACGACAAGCTGCTACCGGTCGACCGCCTGCGTGCCCTCGACCTGCAAGCCGACCTGACCTTCGGTGCACTAACCCTGGACAAGCTACCGATCAGCGACGCCCAGCTGCAGGTGACGGGCCAAGGCGGCCTGGTGACCTTGAAAACCCTGCGTGGCGGCCTTTACAACGGCACCTTCGAAGCCAAGGGCACGGTCGACGTGCGCCCTGCGGTGCCGCAGCTGGGCATCAACACGCACATCCAGCGGGTGCCGGTGGAGCACTTCATCAAGGCCGACGGCAAGGATCAGGCGCCACCGGTCAAAGGCCTGCTGACGCTCAGCAGCGACCTCACCGCCACCGGCAACAGCCAGAAGGCACTGGTCGACACCCTCAACGGCAGCGCAAACTTCACCATCAACGACGGCGTGCTGGTCAATGCCAACCTCGAACAGCAGCTGTGCCAGGCCATCGCCACGCTAAACCGCAAGTCGCTCAGCGGCGAGCCACGTGGCAAGGACACGCCGTTCCAGGAACTGCGTGGCAGCCTGGTGGTGCGCAATGGCATCGCCAGTAACCCGGACCTCAAGGTGCGTATCCCGGGCCTTACCGTCAACGGCCACGGCGACCTCGACCTGCGCGTGCTAGGCATGGACTACAACGTCGGCGTGATCGTCGAAGGCGACCAACGCGCCATGCCGGACCCGGCCTGCCAGGTCAATGAACGCTATGTCGGTGTGGAAGTACCGCTGCGCTGCCGCGGCCCGCTGGAACTAGGCGCCAAAGCCTGCCGCCTGGACCAGGACGGCCTGGGCAAGGTTGCCGCCAAGCTGGCCGGCAACCGCCTACAAGACAAGATCGATGAAAAACTCGATGAAAAACTCGGAGACAAAGTGAGCCCGGAATTGAAAGATGCGCTTAAGGGGCTGTTCAAGCGATGA